Proteins encoded in a region of the Xiphophorus couchianus chromosome 11, X_couchianus-1.0, whole genome shotgun sequence genome:
- the wscd1b gene encoding WSC domain-containing protein 1 produces MVVPLSKLHCLLKRAQMLLLCLGIAYLMAGSILLLQRSTIRAAQPNPPSLPPLLSLVAPPAALGTAGMGMRARSRWAVVQAVSSGGVKASRTWPGSRGLGVQHLHRRWFHSLLPESPEQKVPLHRSSRHKGTYMGCFLHNASDRALGGTMLYDLRKMTSSLCQDTCSESGYQFAGLEYGAECHCGNRISSPQAPEEDCSLVCRGERGSPCGGVGRLSIYKVEEQLPGHRKFRNVHHRGCFKLTNSTVGAFPIHSVQPNLTTQSCIETCTDKELPLAVFKRPHCFCTWTSSLFNINQQADKQQCADSGALNRTATSGSMAPPESGHYQVYHTPVLDSRCKERMFLPQRSSSLVALSSFPGAGNTWVRHLIELVTGYYTGSFYFDGSLYNRGFKGEKDYWKSGRSICVKTHESGQKEIEMFDSAILLIRNPYRSLIAEFNRKCAGHLGHATEAQWDSKEWPEFVSSYAPWWASHALSWLKFGQRLLVVHYEELQRALFPQLRLVAAFLNVSITEERLLCAQSNQDGHFKRPGAQRPSFDPFTPDMRRMIDSFILTVDQALQSRNFSGLPQEYLPR; encoded by the exons ATGGTGGTGCCCCTCAGCAAGCTGCACTGCCTCTTGAAGAGAGcccagatgctgctgctctgcCTGGGCATCGCCTACCTGATGGCAGGCAGCATCCTCCTCCTGCAGCGTTCCACCATCCGGGCGGCTCAGCCCAACCCCCCCAGCCTGCCGCCCCTGCTGTCTCTCGTCGCGCCTCCCGCTGCCCTTGGGACGGCGGGCATGGGCATGAGGGCGCGTTCCAGATGGGCCGTCGTTCAGGCCGTATCCAGCGGGGGAGTCAAAGCGTCGCGAACCTGGCCCGGCTCCCGCGGCCTGGGGGTCCAACACTTACACCGCCGCTGGTTTCACAGTCTGCTGCCAGAGAGTCCAGAGCAGAAAGTGCCTCTGCACAGGAGCAGCAGACACAAAG GAACCTACATGGGCTGCTTCCTGCATAACGCCAGCGATCGAGCCCTGGGCGGAACCATGCTTTATGACCTGCGCAAAATGACCAGCTCCCTGTGTCAGGACACCTGCTCGGAAAG tGGATACCAGTTTGCAGGCCTGGAATACGGCGCTGAATGTCACTGTGGGAACCGGATCAGCAGCCCGCAGGCTCCGGAGGAGGACTGCAGCCTGGTGTGCCGGGGCGAGAGGGGGTCTCCCTGTGGCGGCGTGGGCCGTCTCTCCATTTACAAGGTGGAGGAGCAGCTGCCAGGTCACAGAAAAT TCAGAAACGTTCACCACCGCGGCTGCTTCAAGCTGACGAACAGCACCGTCGGCGCCTTCCCGATCCACTCCGTTCAGCCCAACCTCACCACTCAGTCCTGCATCGAGACGTGCACCGATAAG GAGCTCCCCCTGGCTGTGTTTAAGAGACCCCACTGTTTCTGCACGTGGACGTCGTCTCTCTTCAACATCAACCAGCAGGCGGACAAGCAGCAGTGCGCCGACAGCGGCGCCCTGAACCGCACGGCAACATCCGGGTCCATGGCACCGCCAGAGAGCGGCCACTACCAGGTGTATCACACTCCCGTCCTCG ATTCCAGGTGCAAAGAGAGAATGTTTCTGCCTCAGAGATCCTCCTCCCTGGTGGCGCTCTCCAGTTTTCCGGGCGCGGGCAACACCTGGGTCCGACACCTGATTGAACTCGTGACCGGCTACTACACCGGCAGCTTCTATTTCGATGGCAGTCTCTACAACAGAG GCTTCAAAGGGGAGAAGGATTACTGGAAGAGCGGCCGCAGCATCTGTGTGAAGACGCACGAAAGTGGCCAGAAAGAAATCGAGATGTTCGATTCTGCAATCTTGCTGATTCGAAATCCTTACCGCTCTCTAATAGCTGAATTCAACCGCAAGTGTGCCGGACATCTGGGCCACGCCACCGAGGCGCAGTGGGACAGCAAAG AGTGGCCAGAATTTGTCTCCAGCTACGCCCCCTGGTGGGCCTCCCACGCTCTGAGCTGGCTGAAGTTTGGACAGCGCCTCCTGGTGGTGCACTacgaggagctgcagagagcccTGTTCCCCCAGCTGCGACTGGTCGCTGCTTTTCTAAACGTCTCCATCACCGAGGAGAGGCTACTGTGCGCGCAGAGCAACCAGGACGGACACTTCAAGCGTCCCGGGGCCCAGAGGCCCTCCTTTGACCCGTTCACTCCTGACATGAGGCGCATGATCGACTCCTTCATTCTCACGGTTGACCAGGCGCTTCAGAGCAGGAACTTTAGTGGTCTTCCACAGGAGTACCTCCCCAGATGA